The Kineothrix sp. MB12-C1 genome includes a window with the following:
- a CDS encoding RNA-guided endonuclease InsQ/TnpB family protein, whose protein sequence is MPILLKSYKTEIKPTLEQMQIINKTIGTCRFVYNFYLAHNKEIYEKEKKFVSGMDFSKWLNNVYLKENPEYSWIKDVSSKSVKQSIMNADRAFKRFFKGQSKFPNFKKKGKPDVKMYFVKTDTKIIIPCERHRIKIPTLGWVRIKEKGYIPINSSTHIIKSGTVSCKAGRYYVSVLIEEQEKPQSKLNDFGIGIDLGVKDFAITSNRITKKNINKSSRLKKLEKQLKRAQRCLSRKYEDYKKRKKKGEATRQNIQKQIVKVQKLHHRIDNIRADYINKSINEIVKTKPSYITIEDLNVLGMMKNKHLSKAVASQKFYEFRTRLEVKCKEIGIELRVVDRWYPSSKLCHECGCIKRDLKLSDREYICECGYHADRDFNASLNLRDAITYKIA, encoded by the coding sequence ATGCCGATATTGCTAAAGAGTTACAAGACGGAAATAAAACCAACATTGGAACAGATGCAAATCATAAATAAAACGATTGGCACTTGTCGCTTTGTCTACAATTTCTATCTTGCTCATAATAAAGAAATATATGAAAAAGAAAAGAAGTTTGTGTCTGGCATGGATTTTTCTAAATGGCTAAACAATGTGTATCTGAAAGAAAATCCTGAATATTCCTGGATAAAAGATGTAAGCAGCAAGTCTGTAAAACAAAGTATTATGAATGCAGACAGAGCCTTTAAAAGATTTTTCAAAGGACAAAGTAAATTTCCCAATTTCAAGAAAAAGGGCAAACCGGATGTAAAAATGTATTTTGTAAAAACAGATACAAAAATAATCATTCCATGCGAAAGACACCGTATTAAAATTCCTACTCTTGGATGGGTAAGAATAAAAGAAAAAGGATATATTCCTATTAATTCAAGTACACACATAATAAAAAGCGGTACTGTTTCTTGTAAAGCCGGGAGATATTATGTATCAGTATTAATAGAAGAACAAGAAAAACCTCAATCAAAATTAAACGATTTTGGTATTGGAATAGATCTTGGAGTAAAAGATTTCGCTATTACCAGTAATAGAATAACAAAGAAAAACATAAACAAATCATCAAGATTAAAGAAGCTGGAAAAACAATTAAAAAGAGCGCAGCGCTGTCTATCGAGGAAATACGAGGACTATAAAAAGCGTAAAAAGAAAGGAGAAGCTACTAGACAAAATATCCAGAAACAAATAGTCAAAGTACAAAAACTTCATCACAGAATAGATAATATTCGTGCGGATTATATCAACAAGAGTATAAATGAGATAGTAAAAACCAAACCATCTTATATCACTATTGAAGATTTAAACGTGTTAGGAATGATGAAGAATAAGCATCTTTCTAAAGCAGTTGCTTCGCAAAAGTTCTATGAATTTAGAACAAGGTTAGAAGTAAAGTGTAAAGAAATAGGAATTGAATTAAGAGTTGTAGACAGGTGGTATCCGTCAAGTAAACTTTGTCATGAGTGCGGTTGTATTAAGAGAGATTTAAAATTATCAGACAGAGAATATATTTGTGAATGTGGTTATCATGCAGACAGAGATTTTAATGCAAGTCTTAATTTAAGAGATGCAATCACTTACAAAATTGCATAA
- a CDS encoding acyltransferase family protein: protein MRQAKENEVFRILLAIGIILVVAGHADFHVFDFGGLFPYYSFHVAIFLFVSGYFYNEDDEAHIGKYIKRKALHLLVPYFLWNMFYGFVAFVLRFFGFFIGGDAHSLVCYRRSCLGIL, encoded by the coding sequence ATGAGACAAGCAAAAGAAAATGAGGTATTCCGCATCCTGTTAGCAATAGGAATTATTCTGGTAGTTGCGGGGCATGCAGACTTCCATGTGTTTGATTTTGGAGGTTTGTTTCCTTACTATTCTTTTCATGTGGCAATATTTTTGTTTGTATCAGGATATTTTTATAATGAAGATGATGAGGCACATATTGGCAAGTACATAAAGCGTAAAGCGCTTCACTTGCTTGTGCCTTATTTTTTGTGGAATATGTTCTATGGATTCGTCGCTTTTGTTCTTCGGTTCTTCGGCTTTTTTATAGGTGGGGATGCTCACAGTTTGGTTTGCTATCGGCGGTCATGTTTGGGGATATTATAA
- the gatC gene encoding Asp-tRNA(Asn)/Glu-tRNA(Gln) amidotransferase subunit GatC, translated as MANKISDETMEYVGILAKLELSGEEREQAKKDMEKMLDYIDKLQELDTADVEPLSHVFAVQNVFREDVVTNGDMREAILQNAPGEKDGMFMAPRTFE; from the coding sequence ATGGCAAATAAAATCAGCGATGAGACGATGGAATATGTGGGGATTCTCGCGAAACTCGAACTTTCCGGTGAAGAGAGGGAGCAGGCGAAGAAGGATATGGAGAAGATGCTCGATTATATCGATAAGTTGCAAGAGTTGGATACAGCGGATGTAGAGCCCCTATCACATGTTTTCGCCGTACAAAATGTATTTCGTGAGGATGTGGTGACAAATGGTGATATGAGGGAAGCGATTCTGCAAAATGCACCGGGGGAAAAGGACGGTATGTTTATGGCACCCCGTACCTTCGAATAG
- the gatB gene encoding Asp-tRNA(Asn)/Glu-tRNA(Gln) amidotransferase subunit GatB, translating to MVKQYETIIGLEVHVELATKTKIFCGCSTAFGGAANTHTCPVCAGMPGSLPVLNKKVLEYAIAVGLAANCTITQHCKFDRKNYFYPDNPQNYQISQLYLPICRDGRIEIEVEGQKKAIGIHEIHMEEDAGKLIHDEWEDCSLVDYNRSGVPLIEIVSKPDMRSADEVIAYLENLRQILQYLGTSDCKLQEGSMRADVNLSVREAGEERFGTRTEMKNLNSFRSIRRAIEGERERQIDLLESGEEVIQETRRWDDNKGESYAMRSKEDAQDYRYFPDPDLTPVMVSDEWIAQIKERQPEMRADKIARYKRDYDIPDYDIEIITGSKRMADIFEQTAFLSGQPKKSANWLMVETLRLLKEKNKEPEDILFSPENLAKLIALVEEKVINGSVAKEVFEVLFEEDIDPCTYIEEKGLKTVNDEDTLRKIAEEIIAGNPKSVEDYRGGKEKAIGFLVGQTMKAMKGKADPGKVNEILKELLFIVS from the coding sequence ATGGTAAAACAATATGAAACAATTATTGGGCTGGAGGTACATGTAGAGCTTGCCACTAAGACCAAGATCTTCTGCGGCTGTTCTACTGCCTTCGGTGGTGCTGCAAACACTCATACCTGTCCGGTCTGTGCAGGAATGCCCGGTTCTTTACCTGTTTTAAATAAGAAGGTATTAGAATATGCGATTGCAGTAGGGCTTGCAGCTAATTGCACCATTACCCAGCACTGCAAATTTGACAGGAAGAATTATTTCTATCCGGATAATCCGCAGAACTATCAGATTTCTCAGCTTTATCTTCCCATTTGCCGAGATGGAAGAATAGAAATTGAGGTGGAAGGGCAGAAGAAGGCAATCGGTATTCATGAAATTCATATGGAAGAGGATGCGGGCAAATTAATTCACGATGAATGGGAGGACTGTTCGCTGGTAGATTATAACCGTTCCGGCGTACCTTTGATAGAGATTGTATCGAAGCCGGATATGCGCAGTGCTGATGAGGTAATCGCTTACCTGGAAAATCTCCGCCAAATACTGCAATATCTGGGAACTTCGGATTGTAAGTTGCAGGAAGGCTCCATGCGGGCAGATGTCAACCTATCGGTTAGAGAAGCAGGGGAAGAAAGGTTCGGAACGAGAACGGAGATGAAGAACCTGAATTCATTTCGTTCGATAAGAAGAGCTATTGAGGGAGAGCGGGAAAGGCAGATAGATCTTCTGGAGTCAGGGGAAGAAGTGATCCAGGAAACGAGACGATGGGATGATAATAAAGGGGAATCTTATGCCATGAGAAGTAAAGAGGACGCCCAGGATTATCGTTACTTCCCGGACCCTGATCTGACACCAGTAATGGTGAGCGATGAATGGATTGCCCAAATAAAGGAGAGGCAGCCGGAGATGCGCGCGGATAAGATTGCCCGTTATAAAAGAGACTATGATATTCCCGACTATGACATTGAAATAATTACCGGCTCCAAACGCATGGCGGATATTTTCGAACAGACGGCATTTCTTAGCGGACAACCGAAAAAGTCGGCAAACTGGCTTATGGTAGAAACACTCCGGCTTTTAAAGGAGAAGAATAAAGAACCGGAAGATATTCTTTTCTCACCGGAGAATCTTGCAAAGCTAATTGCACTCGTGGAAGAGAAGGTAATCAACGGTTCTGTGGCAAAAGAAGTTTTTGAAGTCTTATTCGAAGAAGATATAGATCCTTGCACTTATATAGAAGAAAAGGGATTGAAAACAGTGAATGATGAAGATACTCTCAGAAAAATCGCAGAGGAAATCATCGCCGGTAATCCAAAATCTGTAGAGGATTACCGTGGGGGAAAAGAAAAAGCAATTGGGTTCTTGGTCGGTCAGACGATGAAGGCTATGAAAGGTAAAGCTGACCCGGGAAAGGTGAATGAAATACTAAAAGAGCTGTTATTTATTGTTTCTTGA
- a CDS encoding AraC family transcriptional regulator — protein sequence MDLKLELVLPNDDLPFKMFIFEGRNGNYRVTKHWHDSVEIFLVFEGEIDFYINTSHYGLSRGMFIIVNSNEVHSIDVPKENFTVVLQIPQEEFDKYKDEEYLLFRHTSEGYKEEDAQFVRLIRRMYTAYAEKRYGYELEVLSDYYKMLHVLMTRYRERDVDKERVKQSRQIEKLFKITSYIQEHFREDMTLEHVAETFGFSPTYLSRIFKKYANVNYKTYVLNVRVEHGFKELLNTDISVNKIAENNGFPDSRSFSKAFAARFGISPDKYRREMRKRQESDMK from the coding sequence ATGGACTTGAAACTGGAGCTTGTATTGCCCAATGATGATCTTCCCTTTAAGATGTTCATATTTGAGGGAAGAAACGGTAATTACCGTGTGACGAAGCATTGGCATGACAGCGTGGAAATCTTCCTCGTATTTGAGGGGGAGATCGATTTCTATATTAATACTTCACACTATGGACTTTCCCGCGGAATGTTCATTATTGTGAATTCCAATGAAGTACATTCTATCGATGTACCGAAGGAGAATTTCACGGTTGTATTACAGATCCCCCAAGAGGAATTCGACAAATATAAGGATGAGGAATATTTGTTATTCCGCCATACTTCCGAAGGTTATAAGGAAGAGGATGCCCAGTTTGTGCGTTTGATCCGCCGCATGTATACCGCCTATGCGGAAAAACGATACGGTTATGAACTGGAAGTGTTAAGCGATTATTATAAAATGCTGCATGTCCTTATGACAAGATATCGCGAGAGGGATGTGGATAAGGAGCGTGTGAAACAAAGCCGGCAAATAGAGAAGCTGTTTAAGATTACCTCTTATATTCAGGAGCATTTCAGAGAAGATATGACACTGGAGCATGTGGCGGAGACATTCGGGTTCTCGCCCACGTATTTGTCGAGGATATTTAAAAAATATGCAAATGTAAATTATAAAACATATGTCTTAAATGTGCGGGTGGAGCATGGATTCAAGGAACTTTTAAATACCGATATATCGGTGAATAAAATTGCCGAAAACAATGGATTTCCTGATTCCCGAAGTTTTTCCAAAGCATTTGCTGCACGCTTTGGTATCTCGCCGGATAAATATAGGAGAGAAATGAGAAAAAGGCAAGAAAGTGATATGAAATAG
- a CDS encoding GNAT family N-acetyltransferase yields the protein MIRGIKEEDAEQLLDIYAPYVADTAITFEYEVPSLDEFKDRMTKIMERYPYLVLEQEGEILGYAYASQFKGRPAYDWAVETSIYVKNGAHGRGIGKKLYAALEEILRRQHIINVNACIAYPNPESITFHEKNGYRTVAHFTKCGYKLGKWYDMIWMEKMLGDHPKEPRTVLPAIEVM from the coding sequence ATGATTCGTGGAATAAAGGAAGAAGATGCAGAGCAGTTGCTTGACATCTATGCGCCTTACGTAGCCGATACGGCAATCACCTTTGAGTACGAGGTGCCGTCTTTGGATGAATTCAAGGATAGAATGACGAAAATAATGGAAAGATATCCTTATCTCGTATTGGAACAAGAGGGAGAGATCCTTGGCTATGCTTATGCCTCGCAGTTCAAAGGGCGCCCGGCATATGACTGGGCGGTCGAAACATCTATTTATGTAAAAAACGGTGCTCACGGAAGAGGTATAGGTAAGAAATTGTATGCCGCTCTGGAGGAAATTTTAAGAAGACAGCATATTATAAATGTGAACGCCTGCATCGCTTATCCGAACCCTGAAAGCATAACCTTTCACGAGAAAAACGGATACCGGACGGTGGCCCACTTTACCAAGTGCGGATATAAACTGGGAAAATGGTATGATATGATTTGGATGGAGAAGATGCTGGGAGATCATCCGAAAGAACCAAGGACGGTTCTTCCGGCGATAGAGGTAATGTGA
- the aspS gene encoding aspartate--tRNA ligase: MMTKNSYRNITVKEIDESYIGKTVKAAGWIENIRDHGGVSFIDLRDMYGVLQVVIRTPELLQEVTKEASVSVEGIIEKREEETYNPKIPTGTIELEAQTVRVLGKVYKQLPFEVAVSKETREDIRLKYRYLDLRNPKVKDNIIFRSKVISYLREKMTEMGFLEIQTPILSASSPEGARDYIVPSRKYKGKFYALPQAPQQYKQLLMVSGFDKYFQIAPCFRDEDARSDRSPGEFYQLDFEMSFAEQEDVFRAGEEILSAVFEKFAPEGFAVTKAPYPVISYKQAMLEFGTDKPDLRNPLRIMDVTEFFQRCTFKPFLGKTVRAIKVHGEMSKGFHEKLLGFATSLGMGGLGYLEVEEDLSYKGPIDKFIPEDMKKELMDKVELKEKDTIFFIADKEERANYYAGKLRIELGNKLDLCEKDAYRFCYVNDFPMYERNAETKKIEFTHNPFSMPQGGLKALEEKNPLDILAYQYDIVCNGVELSSGAVRNHDMQIMVKAFEIAGYEEETLKKKFGALYQAFQFGAPPHAGMAPGIDRMIMLLCGEENIREVIAFPMSGSAQDLMCAAPGEVTEQQLREVHIKIRE, translated from the coding sequence ATGATGACGAAAAACAGTTACAGAAACATCACAGTAAAAGAAATCGACGAATCCTACATCGGAAAAACAGTAAAAGCGGCGGGATGGATAGAAAATATCCGGGATCATGGCGGTGTATCCTTTATAGACCTCAGGGATATGTACGGCGTATTGCAAGTTGTAATACGCACTCCTGAGCTTTTGCAGGAGGTGACAAAGGAGGCTTCCGTATCGGTAGAAGGGATAATCGAGAAGCGTGAAGAAGAGACTTATAATCCGAAGATTCCAACAGGAACGATAGAGCTGGAAGCTCAGACTGTAAGGGTGCTCGGCAAAGTATATAAACAACTTCCCTTTGAAGTAGCTGTTTCAAAAGAAACGAGAGAAGATATCCGCTTAAAATACCGTTATTTAGATCTTAGGAATCCCAAAGTAAAAGACAATATTATTTTCCGATCCAAGGTCATCTCTTATTTGCGAGAGAAGATGACTGAGATGGGATTCTTGGAGATACAGACACCGATTTTAAGTGCTTCTTCTCCGGAAGGGGCAAGGGACTATATCGTTCCTTCCAGAAAATATAAAGGTAAGTTTTATGCGCTTCCGCAGGCGCCCCAACAATATAAACAGCTTCTCATGGTATCAGGATTTGATAAATATTTTCAAATTGCGCCGTGCTTTCGCGATGAAGATGCCAGGTCTGACCGTTCTCCCGGCGAATTTTACCAGCTCGACTTCGAAATGAGCTTTGCAGAGCAGGAAGATGTTTTCCGGGCGGGAGAAGAGATTTTAAGTGCTGTTTTTGAGAAGTTCGCGCCGGAAGGCTTCGCCGTAACGAAGGCACCATATCCGGTTATCAGCTATAAGCAAGCGATGCTCGAATTCGGAACGGATAAACCGGACTTGAGGAATCCATTGCGGATTATGGATGTGACAGAATTTTTCCAAAGATGCACCTTCAAGCCCTTCCTCGGCAAGACCGTGAGAGCCATTAAGGTACATGGAGAGATGTCCAAGGGCTTTCATGAAAAACTGCTCGGTTTCGCAACATCACTGGGCATGGGCGGCCTCGGTTATTTGGAGGTGGAAGAGGATCTGAGTTATAAAGGACCGATCGATAAATTCATTCCGGAAGATATGAAGAAAGAGTTGATGGATAAGGTCGAGTTAAAAGAAAAAGATACGATTTTCTTTATTGCGGATAAGGAAGAACGGGCGAATTATTACGCAGGTAAGCTTCGTATCGAACTTGGCAATAAGTTGGATTTATGTGAAAAAGATGCCTATCGTTTCTGTTATGTCAATGATTTCCCGATGTATGAACGAAATGCGGAGACAAAGAAAATAGAATTTACTCATAACCCATTTTCCATGCCTCAGGGAGGATTGAAGGCTCTTGAAGAGAAGAATCCGCTCGATATATTGGCTTATCAGTATGATATTGTATGTAATGGGGTGGAATTATCCTCAGGGGCAGTCAGAAATCACGACATGCAGATTATGGTGAAGGCTTTCGAAATCGCAGGCTATGAGGAAGAGACTTTGAAAAAGAAATTCGGGGCACTCTATCAGGCATTTCAATTCGGAGCACCTCCCCATGCGGGAATGGCACCCGGCATAGACCGCATGATTATGCTTCTGTGCGGTGAAGAAAATATCAGAGAGGTAATCGCCTTTCCCATGAGCGGATCGGCCCAGGATCTTATGTGCGCAGCGCCGGGAGAAGTGACAGAGCAGCAGCTTAGAGAAGTTCACATAAAAATCAGAGAGTAA
- the gatA gene encoding Asp-tRNA(Asn)/Glu-tRNA(Gln) amidotransferase subunit GatA: protein MDILKWTAVELAEKIRTGEVTVQEAAQAVLKNIEERDEGYNCYITVDKEGLLEKAVDIQRKIDGGELTGKLAGVPMAIKDNLCTKDMLTTCASRMLGNFIPFYSAEAVLNLEREGALIIGKTNMDEFAMGSTTETSAYGITRNPCDDTRVPGGSSGGSAAAVAAEECFFALGSDTGGSIRQPAAYCGVVGMKPTYGTVSRYGLIAYGSSLDQIGPISKDVRDCATVLEVIASHDAKDSTSIARSDTDFTTALVEDVAGMRIGLPRGYFGKGLDAEVKKAVLAAAKVLEEKGAVVEEFDLNLVEYAIPAYYTIASAEASSNLERFDGIKYGYRTPEYEGLHSMYKKSRSEGFGAEVKRRIMLGSFILSSGYYDAYYLKALKAKALIKKSFDEAFSRYDLLLGPVAPTTAPKLGECLKDPLQMYLGDIYTIAVNLAGLPAMSLPCGKDSNGLPIGLQLIGDCFQEKKVIRAAYTYERTVKCSKEEREGL from the coding sequence ATGGATATTTTAAAATGGACGGCAGTGGAACTGGCGGAGAAGATAAGAACCGGAGAGGTTACTGTGCAGGAAGCTGCACAAGCGGTACTGAAGAACATTGAAGAAAGAGACGAAGGATATAACTGCTATATTACAGTGGATAAAGAAGGTTTGCTCGAAAAGGCGGTGGATATCCAAAGAAAAATAGATGGCGGAGAACTTACCGGAAAACTGGCGGGTGTACCGATGGCGATAAAGGATAACTTATGCACGAAGGATATGCTGACAACCTGTGCTTCCCGAATGCTCGGTAATTTCATTCCGTTTTATTCGGCAGAGGCCGTTTTAAATCTGGAACGAGAGGGAGCTCTTATTATTGGCAAGACGAATATGGATGAATTTGCCATGGGTTCGACTACGGAAACTTCTGCTTATGGGATTACAAGAAATCCTTGCGATGATACGAGAGTACCCGGTGGGTCCTCCGGCGGTTCTGCGGCGGCAGTGGCAGCAGAGGAATGTTTCTTCGCCTTAGGATCGGATACCGGGGGATCTATTCGCCAGCCGGCAGCCTATTGCGGAGTAGTAGGTATGAAGCCTACCTATGGGACGGTGTCACGTTATGGGTTGATTGCCTATGGTTCTTCCCTCGATCAGATCGGGCCGATCAGCAAAGATGTAAGAGATTGTGCCACTGTTTTAGAGGTGATAGCCTCTCACGATGCTAAGGACTCCACCTCGATAGCCAGAAGCGACACGGATTTTACAACGGCACTTGTGGAAGATGTGGCAGGGATGCGAATCGGACTTCCGAGGGGTTACTTCGGGAAAGGATTGGATGCGGAGGTGAAGAAAGCAGTGTTAGCGGCAGCCAAAGTTTTGGAAGAAAAAGGGGCGGTCGTGGAGGAGTTCGATTTAAACCTTGTGGAATATGCCATTCCTGCTTATTATACGATTGCTTCCGCAGAGGCCAGTTCCAACCTGGAACGCTTCGACGGTATCAAGTATGGTTATCGCACACCGGAGTATGAAGGGCTGCACAGCATGTATAAGAAATCCCGTTCCGAAGGTTTTGGCGCCGAGGTGAAAAGACGGATTATGCTTGGATCCTTCATCTTGAGTTCCGGATATTACGATGCCTATTATCTGAAGGCACTGAAGGCGAAGGCTCTGATTAAGAAATCCTTTGATGAGGCATTCTCACGCTACGATTTGCTATTAGGGCCTGTAGCACCCACAACGGCTCCGAAGCTGGGTGAATGCCTGAAAGACCCGCTGCAAATGTATCTCGGAGATATTTATACGATAGCAGTGAACCTTGCAGGGCTTCCGGCTATGAGCCTTCCTTGCGGAAAGGATTCGAATGGGCTTCCCATAGGGCTTCAGTTGATCGGGGATTGTTTCCAGGAGAAAAAAGTTATTCGGGCGGCTTATACTTACGAAAGAACGGTCAAGTGTAGCAAAGAGGAAAGGGAAGGGTTATAA